A section of the Mesorhizobium loti genome encodes:
- a CDS encoding alpha/beta fold hydrolase codes for MNTHDPIVGRYVYVQCEGKTYRTYYEEHGEGIPMVCLHTAGTDGRQYRHQLCDPDISQNFRVIAFDMPWHGKSIPPADFHLMEDEYKLTTKFYCEFIVAFCRALDLRKPVLMGQSMGGNICLALALRYESEFSAFIALEACDYSPGWWIDPLHHPHIHGGEVVATSVFGLMAPLSPDDYRWETWWYYAQGGPGIFKGDLYFYSVDSDFRDQCQKISGKVPIYFLTGEYDFACTPEMTQRTAEKVKNSECIIFGGGHFPTSEDPAKFKEVISPVLKKILNADPERRGQGSNALSGRSISESRSSSRNERPNEGRKVIEF; via the coding sequence ATGAATACACACGATCCGATTGTGGGGCGTTACGTTTATGTCCAGTGCGAAGGCAAAACGTATCGCACGTACTACGAGGAACACGGCGAAGGCATTCCGATGGTCTGCCTGCATACCGCCGGCACTGACGGGCGCCAGTACCGGCATCAGCTTTGCGATCCCGATATCAGCCAGAATTTCCGTGTCATTGCCTTCGACATGCCTTGGCATGGCAAATCGATCCCGCCGGCAGACTTCCATCTGATGGAAGACGAATACAAACTCACGACCAAATTCTATTGTGAGTTCATCGTGGCGTTCTGCCGGGCGCTGGATCTGCGCAAACCGGTCCTGATGGGCCAGTCAATGGGAGGCAACATCTGCCTGGCATTGGCACTGCGCTATGAAAGCGAGTTTTCTGCCTTCATCGCTCTTGAAGCCTGCGACTATTCGCCGGGATGGTGGATCGATCCGCTGCATCACCCCCACATCCATGGTGGCGAAGTGGTCGCGACCTCGGTGTTCGGTCTGATGGCGCCGCTCTCTCCCGACGATTACCGGTGGGAGACCTGGTGGTACTACGCGCAAGGCGGCCCGGGCATTTTCAAGGGCGACCTCTATTTCTACAGCGTCGATTCGGATTTCCGCGACCAGTGCCAGAAAATCTCGGGGAAGGTGCCGATCTACTTCCTGACTGGCGAGTACGATTTCGCCTGTACGCCGGAAATGACCCAGCGTACCGCCGAAAAGGTCAAGAATTCCGAGTGCATCATCTTTGGCGGCGGTCACTTCCCGACGTCGGAAGACCCGGCGAAATTCAAGGAGGTCATCTCTCCCGTGCTGAAGAAAATCCTCAATGCGGATCCGGAAAGACGCGGTCAAGGCAGCAATGCCCTGTCGGGACGGAGCATTTCCGAAAGCCGGTCATCGTCCCGCAACGAGCGGCCCAACGAGGGCCGGAAGGTCATTGAGTTCTAG
- a CDS encoding ABC transporter permease gives MSQSRASQNTYLLVPILLIALLLSTAVIRGPNLVSLSGFGSAIIVSAPLILATFSLVALAVAGRGTVDLAVGPLLAFINVTIVKLNGLGIVTGPFGVILVALGIGVLYQLFFALIIIFVRVQPIIVALSGFLALTGINLVILPRPGGTAPDWMSSWGLGNTIFSPVLLIVLLAIAAWLLFTMTSFYTNLRLMGYDERAAYTSGVRINVVRIGAHVIAGLFVGLGAICYTALISSGDPTQGTTMTLTAVTALVLGGVSLSGGRGGVAGGLLGALNLFLIGYVLATFNFGSTQAFVTQLFYGLILVLSLLLTLLVPVIGRYLYFISPFAAFVVLGCVVLGIMLYVSTRDTYGVAAVASDALKTNPDVLTRYLLLPPQSGSGVALPDLSPLQKAVFGFAAILAVLTLTVRVVVSEAVSVRLGAFIYVFVSALILLLFLVVGEQSHAAGIAAAGQLVGITA, from the coding sequence ATGTCTCAGTCCAGGGCCTCCCAAAACACCTACCTGCTGGTCCCGATCCTGCTGATCGCGCTGCTCCTGAGCACTGCGGTCATCAGGGGGCCGAACCTCGTATCGTTATCGGGATTCGGCAGCGCGATCATCGTGTCGGCGCCCTTGATACTGGCGACATTCTCCCTTGTGGCCCTGGCTGTGGCGGGACGCGGCACTGTCGACTTGGCAGTCGGACCGCTGCTCGCTTTCATCAATGTTACGATCGTCAAGCTCAACGGGCTTGGCATCGTGACGGGTCCCTTTGGTGTCATCCTGGTCGCCCTTGGGATCGGCGTGCTCTACCAGCTCTTTTTCGCGCTCATCATCATATTCGTGCGTGTCCAGCCGATCATTGTAGCGCTGAGTGGCTTTCTGGCCCTGACCGGCATCAACCTCGTCATCCTCCCGAGGCCTGGCGGCACTGCGCCCGACTGGATGTCGTCCTGGGGCCTCGGCAACACCATCTTTTCACCGGTCCTTCTGATCGTGTTGCTGGCTATCGCGGCATGGTTGCTGTTCACCATGACCTCGTTCTACACAAACCTGCGTCTGATGGGTTACGATGAGCGCGCGGCCTACACCAGCGGCGTGCGCATCAACGTGGTTCGGATCGGTGCTCATGTCATCGCCGGTCTCTTCGTTGGCCTCGGCGCGATCTGCTATACCGCGCTGATTTCGTCCGGAGATCCGACACAGGGCACCACCATGACGCTGACGGCGGTGACCGCCCTCGTGCTCGGGGGCGTCAGCCTGTCCGGCGGGCGCGGTGGCGTGGCGGGCGGGCTGCTCGGCGCGCTCAACCTCTTCCTGATCGGCTATGTGCTCGCCACGTTCAATTTCGGCTCGACGCAAGCGTTTGTGACACAGCTTTTCTATGGGCTGATCCTCGTTCTCTCGCTGCTGCTGACCCTGCTCGTCCCAGTCATCGGGCGATACCTTTATTTCATTTCGCCCTTTGCGGCATTTGTCGTCCTGGGCTGCGTGGTTCTCGGCATCATGCTGTATGTCAGCACCCGCGACACCTATGGCGTGGCGGCGGTGGCCAGTGATGCCTTGAAGACCAATCCGGACGTGTTGACCCGCTATTTGCTGCTGCCCCCGCAGTCGGGAAGCGGAGTCGCGTTACCCGACCTTTCCCCGCTTCAAAAGGCCGTCTTTGGCTTCGCCGCGATACTGGCCGTGCTGACCCTTACGGTCCGTGTGGTCGTGTCTGAAGCCGTATCAGTGCGCCTCGGCGCGTTCATCTATGTGTTCGTCTCGGCACTCATCCTGCTCCTGTTTCTGGTCGTCGGCGAGCAAAGCCATGCGGCCGGCATTGCGGCGGCCGGACAATTGGTGGGGATCACGGCATGA